The Nostoc sp. PCC 7524 nucleotide sequence ATAACCAACACCGCCGCCTAGAAAAATTCTGGTGCCAATGCCGATAAGTTGTAAATTCGGGTCATTAAATAGGGGAGAAATCGCACCAGGGTTAGAATAAACCGCATTACCCAAACGCGGTTGTAGAGGGCCGAGATAAGTATGAAGTTGGCGATCGCCTCCATTCACCCCCACGATAAAATTCTGATAAAGATTGCGCGGATTAAATAAATAAAACTGATTAATAGTGTCGCGGGTAATAGAAGTTTCAAAACTAGCTCTGGGATAACAATCTGTAACTTGTCCTTGCGCTCTGACGTGAACAGGTTTACCTGCGATTAAATCCTCTATCACATGACCGCCACCACGCTCCCGAACTTCTTCCCCATCCATCGTATCCACAGCACAGCTAGCACCCAAATATAAATCAACTGCGCCAAAACCACTGTATGCGGGAACGCCATCCACCCAACAACGGCGAATTTTGATTGGCGGGTCAGTATGTCCCAGGTTAATAATTGCACCACTTGATTCCATCGGCTCAAAAGTGCCAGTGGTGACAACATCAACCTCTTGGGCAACTTTACTCACACCGACTTCTAAAACTCGTGCTTTAAATTCTTCAGATGTTAACACCACCGCAGTTTGACGGTGAATTTTCTCGTTAATTTCCGCAATAGTTCGCATTGTTTATGTAGCGGATTGACATCCTAATCCTGGGTTGATATTTCTGCTAAGTAATTGATTAAATCAGTTAGGCTAGAAAAATCTAAGAGTGCTTCTGCTAAATTTTCTAATTGATTAGTTGATAGCTCATGAATCCTCTGTTGTATTTGAGGATCAAGATTACCAAATCGACGATGAAGCTGACGGATAATCAACGTTGCTTCCCCTTCCTGTTTTCCTTGTTGTAGTCCTTGTTGTAGTCCTTGTTGTAGTCCTTTTTGCAGGATATCCTGATAAATCACAGATTCTTGCATAATTTCCTCACGAAATAGTTGTCGGATCAAATTTTGCTCAAAGCGCAACCCGGCTATCACTTGTACACAAGCTGAGATATTGATTCGCTCATCTGTTTCTTCAATCATATCGACATGGGCTGCAACTTGCTCTAGGAGGGTATTGGGTGAATTAGTTTTAGCTAAAGTTGCTAAAGGTAAAAGTGCCGGGTTAGCTAGCAGTGGCGTGGGATCTTCTTCCCAAATCCGAATCACTCGATATTCATGTCTGGTTTTAGTGTCTACATACTCGGTATGAAAAACTATTTCTGCTGTACTCGGTTGCAGAAATATTACCACCTGCTCAATTTGACACCAGTATTGTCGTTTCAATCTGGTGTAGTAATCCAGCATCCGAAAGTTAATTGGAGGATTGGATGTGGGTAAAGTTTGAAATTCTAGATGCAGAATTTGATTGGATATTTGTAGAAAAGTAACAGCATCAGCTCGAATGGGTTCAAGACTGAGTTCTGTTTTTAGTACCTGGATGTCTGAAGTTTCAGATGAGAGTAACCATCTAGAGAATTCAGCAGGATAGTTTTCTGCTAGGTATTTGCAGATATTATCGTAAGCCAAGGGCGATCGCGTATCAGTAGAGTCAGTAAAATATTATCCCTAATTCTGCGGTAAATTAAAGACTTCTTACTGGCGTGTGTAGCGATGCTTGACACCGATGGGGAAATATTCGCGATCGCCCATTGGTGCTAACATCACTTGGGGTGTTTGGTATTCCTTCGGGACGTAATTGGCGAACTCGCTGTTCAGTCGCAACAGTTGGGTGAGAATTGAATTAGCTATGGCTTGGTGTTTATCTTCACTACCTTCTACCTCTGGTGCTAATTCCACCACTACAGATAAAAATCGATTTTGATCGGCATCTTCTTTTACCTGCAAGACAAACTTACCTGTTACCCATTCTTTAATCACAGGTTGCTCTAACCCTACTGTGACATTTTCGGGGTAGATATTTGCGCCAAAGTAGGAAACTGTAAAATTAGAGCGTCCAAAGACGTAGACGAAGGGTAGTTTGCGAATACCTCTTGGGGAATGGGGAGTAGTAGAAGTCAGATTTTCCAGTGGGTTGAATCCCCAGTTTGCTAAAAACTGAAGCATAGCATCATAGCTGATAATTCCCCCAGTGTCTAAGATGTTATACCGGATTAGGGGAATACCGTTATTGCCAGAAAATAATAATTGCCCATCTTGCACTTCAAAAAAGCGGCTCACTGGATCATACTGCACCAGTGTAGGTAAACGGGATTCTCCAAATAATGCTTTAGCGGCTGTGGGGTTTTGTGCCAAAAAACGCCGAATACAAATACTCAAAGGGGTTTCATTGCCTAATACTCCCGCATCGGCTGTACCGTAAAGTGATGCGGAATCATAGCAGGGATGTTGAGAACCTACCCTTTCGCCTACTAAACTCCGCCATTCTTCGCTAAATACTTCACCTGCCATCACAAATTTAATCTGATAGCGTGGCCATTCCACACCACGAACAATTCCTGTATCAATTACATCTTTCAGAAATGGTGGATATCCTAATAAAACCACCTGTTCAAAATTGCCACCTAGTTCCTGCACTACCCTGAATATTTCGTCTTTATTGTTACCGGGTGTAATCACAGTGATGGGGTAGCCTTTGCTGGCAAGATAGCGACAGCAATTTGTAGTGAACATCCCACCAACCCAAGTACCGAGGGTAAAACAAATTACTGCGAGGGTGCGTTTGGTATCGGCGGCGAAACTGTCGTAAAAAATTTGCTCAAAGCGTGTAGCAATTTGTAATTCATCGGTGAAGAACCGAGGCCAAAATGTCGGCTTACCTGTAGAACCGGAGGAAGCCGCAATCATATCGCAACCTTCTAGCTGCCCGTTGCGACATAAATTAGTTAGAGGATAACGCGAGATATAATTTTCTTTAGCGATCGCTGGAAGTTTCTGAAAATCCGCAAAAGTTTGGATACTATCGGGATTAATTCCTTTCTCTGCTAAGAAAGCTTTGTAAGCAGGCACATCAGCAGCTACATCATGAAATAAATCCAAGACAGCTGATTCACTAGCAGTGTTGATATGCTGCTGTAATAATGCTTCTAGAGGGGTAGATACAAAATCTTCCCATGCCTGGATTGCTTGCTGCCCTCGTAATTTGTTGTTCATCATTAGTTAGTCAATAGTCAATAGTTATTATCCTTATTTCCTTCCCAGTCCCCAATCCCCAATCCCCACTCCTTACTCCGTAAATTAAACTGTATTAGTTGTAGTAATTTCTAAAAACCCTCATCTATCCTTCAGCGCCATGCAGGTATATTGCAGTAAACAACACGCAAATAATAGCAGTAATCGTTTTTGCATTCATTGCGGTGAACCTTTGGCTCTTGCTGTTGGGCAAGTTGTAGATAATCGTTATCGGGTGATACGGCAATTAGGACAGGGTGGGTTTGGACGGACTTATTTGGCTGAGGATACTAAGAAATCAAATCAAACCTGTGTGCTGAAGGAATTTGCTCCCCAAGTTACTGAGAAACAGGATTTACAAAAAGCTAAGGAGTTGTTTGAGCGAGAAGCAAATGTTCTCAAAAAACTTCACCATCCTCAAATTCCGAGGTTTCACGCTTCGCTACAGGTGAAAATCGGCAGTCGGGATTTTTTCTTTTTGGTACAAGATTATATAGAGGGTGATAATTTTGACCAAATCTTAGAACAGCGTCAAAGTCAAGGGAAGACTTTTAGTGAAGAAGAAGTAATTACTTTAATACAACAGATTTTGCCAGTTTTATCTTATATTCACTCTCTAGATGTAGTACACCGTGATATTTCTCCTGATAATTTGATTTGGCGGCGTGGTGATAATTTACCTGTGCTGATTGATTTTGGTGGGGTGAAGCAATTACCAGCTTCTGAGGGCTTCTGGTTTACTAAATTGGCTGTTAATCACACTTTACTAGGTAAAAAAGGTTACGCACCAGAAGAACAATTACGACAGGGAAAGGTATTTTTTAGCAGTGATTTATATTCTTTGGCGGTGACAGCTTTAGTTTTACTGACAGGAAAAGAACCGCAAAAACTATATGACAGCTATCAAGGTGTTTGGCGTTGGGGTAGAGAAATCAATGTTAGTACAAAACTAGAGTCGGTGTTAAAAAAGATGCTGGCTTATAAACCAAGCGATCGCTATCAAAACGCTGATCAAATTCTCAAAAATTTACCTTCACCATCTCTCACTCAACCGCCTGTCACCCATCTTACCAAGATTAAGACAATGGTAGTTGCCCCCGGACGCAAGGCAGCAGGCGCGATTGTCAGTAAATTACATAACAAAACTCAAGCCGTTGCCCAAAAGTTACCCTTCCCGGTTTGGTTGCGTCCTTTTGCAGTGAGTTTTGGCGGGACAGCTTTAGTGGTTTTGACTGGTGCAGGTACTTGGGCTGTAGTCAATGCCGTAGTTCGTGGTGTATCATCAATTACTTTGCCATCAATCTCCTTACCCCAAATCCCATCCTTACCCAATCCGATTGCTCAACCAGTCGGGAGTAAAACCAAAATTAGTCTGAGTGACATTCTCAGCCGTCGTCAACAATTAGAAATTCCGGAAGTATTTTTTATTCGGACGGTAGATGGCTTATTCTATGCCCAAAAACCGGAACTTAAAGGACGAAGCCTCACTTCTAAACCGGAGGATAAAGCTTTACGGGATGAGTGGCAGACTATTGCTGGGGATTTATTGAATAAAATAGAACAAGCTAACCTCAGTACCGATTCACGCCGGAATTTAGGCAGCTATACTGAGCAAGATTATCAAAGATGGAGAAGACAAGCCCGTTCTGGACAACTGGGAAAATACACAGTTAATGATCTCAATAGAGATACCAATCAAAAATTTGATCGGTTGTTTCCTGGTCAACAGCGTGGGAAACTGAATCAACAAACTTTAGGTCAAATTTGGTATGCGATCGCTGCTGATCAAGTTAATCAAGCCAAAAGCGGGAGATAGGGATTGGGGATTGGGGATTGGGGATTGGGGACTGGGGATTGGGGACTGGGGATTGGGGATTGGGGAAGCAGAGGAGCAGAGGAGCAGAGAAGTAGAGGAGAATAACTATTGCCTATTGCCTATTGCCTATTGCCTATTGCCTATATAACTAATAACTATGTATTCTCTTTATTGTTCTAAAGGACACGAAAATTCTGCGGGGAGTCGCTTTTGTCTCCAGTGTGGTGAGAAGTTGGTGGATCATCCCCAAAGTTCTGGTATTCAACCGGGGCTAACTTTAAGCGATCGCTATGTAATTGTACGTCAAGTTGGTAAGGGTGGGTTTGGACGTACCTATTTGGCTGAAGATATTAATCGTTTCCGTGAACTTTGCATTTTAAAGGAATTTTATCCTCAAGTTCAAACAGAATACGTTCTCCAAAAAGCAGAAGAATTATTTCAACGGGAAGCTAGCGTTCTGTATAAACTACAGCACCCCCAAATTCCCCGCTTTCGAGAACTGTTCCACACCAACCTCGAAGGTAAAGAATATCTATTTTTAGTTCAGGATTATGTGGAAGGGGAAACTTATAATGCCCTATTAAATGCCCGCAAACAACAGGGTTTAAGATTTACAGAAGCAGAAATTCGCCAACTTTTACAGCAAATTTTACCAGTGTTGGATTACATCCATGCTTTGGGTGTGATCCATCGGGATATTTCGCCAGATAACTTAATCCTTCGCAGTGTTGATCAATTACCAGTATTAATTGACTTTGGTGGTGTCAAACAAGTAGCAGCTGTTGTTGTTTCCCAATATTATCAACCTGGGGCAGCTGTGCCGACTCCAGCCGCCACTCTACTGGGTAAGGTAGGATTTGCGCCACCAGAACAAATGCAAACTGGCTCGGTTTATCCTCACAGTGACTTATATGCTTTGGCTGTTACCGCATTGGTTTTACTGACTGGTAAACAACCCCAAGAATTACTCGATACTTACACTCTGGCTTGGCAGTGGCGACGGGACATTAGCCTAAGTCCAATTCTAGGGCAGGTGTTAGATAAAATGCTAGCTCCTAGACCCGGCGATCGCTACCAATCAGCCCAGCAAGTTTTACAAGCACTCAACCCCACACAAACACCGATATATTATCCCGCAACTCAAGCACCAATTCCCACATCTCCACCCACAACAGCCCCCACATCCGCCACCCTGGCTGTCTCCCCCACTCCCCCATCTCCCCCTACTTCCCCCACTCCCCCACCTTCCCCACCCAAAAAATCGTGGACACCCACAAAACTTTTCTTAGCTGTAATAGCATTAGTTGGTGTTGGCGGATTAGCTTGGTGGGGATTGAATGGGAGAGGAGATGATCCCATCGTAGTTAACCCCACGCCGACACCAACTATTACCCAACCCACCAATCCCTTAGATAAATATTCGCCAGCAGAACGACGACGCAAACAAAGATTAAGCGATCGCCGTCAACAGTTAGGTATAGACTTTAATTTCTATGTGAATTTAGTGAATCAACGCTTTTGGGAGCAAAATCCCAGTTTACGGGGACGCACCCTCAGCGATGAACCAGCAGATGAAAGTTTACGGGCAGAATGGGATCAAATTGCTGCACAATTATTAGAAAAACTGGCCCCCTTGAGTACCAAAGCCAGACGACAATTAGGAACTTACACAGCCGCAGAACGCGATCGCTGGAAAGTAGAAGTTAATCAAATCAACGTTAGTAGTCGGGCTTTATATGACTTGGGTGATGCAGCTTTCTTTAATGCTTTCCCTGAACAAAAAGGTCAAGATTTTCTTAATCAACCCATCGGACAAATTTGGCACGCCTTTGTGAGTGACAAACTTAATGCACTCTTAGCTGGTAGTGCTTTACAAAGAATTGTTTTTGCTCCAGGTGCTACCAGTAAAACCGTCAGTGGTACTCTCAAACCTGCTGCGGGCAGAGCTTTTATTGCTGATCTTGGCAAAGACCAATCTTTAGATTTAAAGTTACAAGCAAATTCCAAAGTTTTGTTATCAGTTTATTCTCCTTCCGGCAAAATCGTATTTTTAGAAGATTCTCAGCAACGCAATTTATCCACTGAACTACCAGAATCAGGATTTTATGAGTTCGTTGTGGTATCTACTGCATCCACACCAGCAGATTATCAACTTAGCCTGACAGTAGAAAGTCCTACCTCACCGTCAGAACCTACATCAACGCCCACAGAAACCACCACACCCATACCCACACCCACCGAAACCCCAACCCCAGATCCGACACCAACAGTAACACCTGAATAAAGGTAGTCATATTCAAAAGCTTACGCAAATGTCAAAAATAATTTAATCTCCAAAATTAGGACTAAAGTCCTCACTACTAACCTCAAATAATTATCAGTGGAATAAGTCTGAGATAAATAAAAAACAATCGCTTTGGAATCAAGCGATTGTTTTTTATTTAATTTCTAAAACCTTTACTTTTAAGATTTTTTCTGATCTTCAAGTTCTGCTTCTACTTTGACGTTGTTAACTCCCTTCACCTCTTTAACTAATTTTTCAGCTTTTTCTAGTTCTTCTTTAGAAGCAGCCTTACCTTTAAGGGTAATTTCACCTTTGTTATTTTCTACTTCTAACTTATTTCCAGGTAAACCTTTCTGTAACTTTTTAATAACAGCATTTTTTAAATCTTGTTCAGATGTTGTGGCTGTATTATTTTGTTTATCAGTTTTGAATTTACTATCTGGAGTAGTTGTTGATTTCTCAGTAGATTTGAGAGTTTTATCTGTGGGTTTTGTAGTTTGAGTAGCTTGTTTTTCAGGCGTTTTGGCTGTTCCATTTGTAGGAATAGGCGTTTCGGAAGTATTTTTTACAGCTTCTTGACAGCCAAATGTACCAACTAATAAACAAGCACTAACTACGAAGGTAACTAGCTTTTTCATGTTTATCTCCAGATTGAATTATTGCAGCGAGTAATTGACCTGTGTATCTTGCTGAGGAGAAAGTTTAAATCAAAATAAAGTTTGAAATAGTAAATCTTAAAAGCAAGAAGCACAAGATCACTGACACTAGAAACTCTTACTACTTGTAAAGGCTAAAATCCGCTAGCCACTTTTTAAAAGTGTCCACTCAATTTTTATTACACTTACATATATTTGGCGTTGCGGTAGTCCATAGTTAAAAGTAATACTAATCACTATAGGAATCCGCTTTGATTACTGTTCGTGTAACGTGGCGTAGCCAAATTATTTGCGTAGGGAGGGAACAGGGAACAGGGAACAGGGAAGAAGAAATAAAAGTGTTAGGCAGCGAGGCTGGTATTGTCACAGGGGAAATTGCGCCTATTTTGTTCGGTTATACGACTGTTATTAGAGCGTAAATGACTATAACCTCTAAAGTAGTAGTGAAACTTTAAATCTCAAAGCTGCTAATCGCTCTTGAACCAAGGGGTGAAAGTCTGTGTACGAATGGATATTGCCAAGTCTGAGTGAAGTGCTAGCCGAAAGTCAATCAACTTTGGCTGAATGCTCAGTCACCAAAGCAGAGCAGCAATGGCGGATGAGTTTAGCAGCGACAGAACAGCTGCTAATTAATACGTTAGCCACTGCCGCAATTGATGCAGTCCCTGGATTGGTTTTGGCTGCACCAGCACCCCTATTTAGTCAGCCAATATTAACTCAAAAGTTGCAAAAAGTAACTTTTACAGCCAAACCATTTAACCCCTTGGCGTTAATGCCGTTTCAAATGCCAAGTGCGATCGCTATTTCGGAAGCAGCAAATACTCCTGGCGAGTCGGTACTACCTTTACTACCAGCTGATCCCTTAGCATCAGAGCAGTTTTGTCTGGTATTTACAAATAAATTTAGCTTAGTGTTGGTTTTAGCAACCCACCCAGACGGACAAAAAACCTTTTCATTTTCCTTTGAACCAGAGATAGTACAACAAGCATGGCGATCGCTAGGTGCGCGAGTCATGCTCACTAATCCCGATTTTTTTACTGAATTGGACGCACTGGTACAAAACTATCCCGTAGTTGCACCAGATTACCGTACTTTGCTTCAATTTAGTCAGTTGTTGCTCCAAGCCGTACCAGAATCAGAAGCGATTAAAGAAGACTTCTCCCAGTACCCAATTTCCCATCCCCCATCCCCAATTCCCAATCCCCAATGTCCACTCCCCAATCACTCCACCCCAAACCCTGATGTAGAATTACTCCAAGCCTTTGCTCACGAAGTCCGCACTCCACTAACAACTATTCGCACCATGACTCGCCTATTACTCAAGCGGCGAGATTTGCCAGCCAATGTGATCAATCGCTTAGAAATTATCGATCACGAGTGTACTGAGCAAATTGATCGCATGGAGTTGTTATTTAAGGCAGCAGAATTAGAAACTTGTACCTCAAGCAAGGCTGCTAACACCTACTTGACTGCAATGTCTCTAGATCAGGTGCTACAACAAAGCATTCCTCGTTGGCAACAAGCTGCACAACGTCGCAATCTAACTTTAGATGTGGTTTTACCGCAGCAATTGCCTACGGTAGTGAGTAATCCAGCCATGTTAGATCGGGTACTCACGGGTTTGATGGAAAACTTCACCCGCAGTTTGCCAGCTGGTAGCCATATTCAAGTTCAAGTCATTCCCGCCGGAGATCAATTGAAGTTACAACTGTCGCCTCAAACTCTCTGTCAAGAGACAAATAAAGTTAGCGCACCTGCAACTCCTCCCATCCGTAAAGCCCTCGGTCAGTTGCTGATGTTCCAACCAGAAACAGGTACTATTAGTTTAAATATTGCTGCTACTAAACACCTATTTCAAGCGATCGGCGGTAAGTTAATTGTCCGTCAGCGTTCACAATATGGGGAAGTTTTGACTATTTTCTTACCCTTGGAAGTGAGGGGTTAGAGATGGGGGCAGGGGAGCAGAGGAGCAGAGGGGCAGAGGGGCAGGGGAGAATAATTATTGACTATTGCTTACTTCTAGGATGAAATTCTACGGTTTTTTCTAATATTTTAATGTCGTAGTTATCAAAAAAGTCGTGACCTAGTAATCCAATGGGTGCTTGAGGTGCGATCGCTACTTCTACGTTGTTAGCTATAGCTCCACCTGCTGTCATCAAATTTACTGTCCCTGTGGGGAATTGAATTAGGCTACCGTCAGCAATTTGTGCTGCCATTACTCCTGTAGGTTTGATTTGTAAAGCATTTGCTATTCCCATAGTAATTACAGTATTGTTAGCACCCGTATCAACAATCATCTCAAAGGTTTTTTTGTTATTAAAGGTGACATCAATTACAGGAGTTCTACCCAGGCGGCGCTTGATAGGAACTCGAAACACTTTTTTTTCTGGTTCTGGAAATTTCTTGATCTCACTGGAATTATGACAAAGCTTATCTAACTTAATCGTTCTCCCAGAGGCGGTAATCATAAAACAGTCGCCTGGAGATTGAGCAGTAGTACGATGGGATAATGCTAAAAACATTAGCATTGATATGGCTATAATTCCAGCTAAATTAATACTTGCAATCCTGCACTTAACCATATTTTTCATATTCTTTATTTCTCCAATGTTTTCTATAAATTTGAGGATAAAAATACTAATTTTTTAAAAAATAGAAAATTTTTACATCATTATTAGCTTGTGTATATTACTTCTTCAATTACTTAAATATTTCAGGTTAAATACCTAATTGTTTTAGGTATTTACTTGATACTAATAAATATAAGCAATAGTAAATTATGGTTTATTTATATATATTACAGTAGATTTACTGACAACAAATAAAGTTTAAGTAAAGACTAAATAAAACTACTAAAAGCAAATAAGATTTTGATTAATCTAAGAATTTTGCTATTTTAATTACAGTTTTTTGCGGCATATATAGCAGTTGCGATCGCATTGTTCACTGCCATATCCTTTTGAGATAAGATAACTTCTTCAGTAATAGTGCGTTGCGCCACTACACCACAAACAGCCGCAGCTGCAAAGCCATAGACTCCAGCCATTTTAAACAGTGTGCCGCATTCCATCTCGTAGTTCAAAATATTTAAACGCTGATATTCTCTGGTGATACCATGCAGCGATCGCATTAAATAAGGGTTAGCAGAATCGGTACGTTCTTGCCCTTCATAAAAAGTATCTACCGAAGCCGTAATTCCCATGTAATACTCAACCTTTAATGCTTGCGCCGCCTTCACCAAAGCTACAGTCAGAAACGGATCGGCGGTGGCTGGATATTCCACAGGAGCAATATCATTGGCTGCACCTTGACGACATAATGCCGCACTACTAATAACTATGCTACCGACTGGTATATGAGACTGGATGGAGCCACAAGTGCCTATGCGGATAATTTTTTTAATACCTACCTGCACTAACTCATTCACCACAATACTTAAGGAAGGCGCACCCATACCACTGGTAGCAGATAAAATTGGGCAACCATTGGGTAAGTATCCTAAATAGCTATTCAGTCCCCGATGCTCTGAAAGTAGGCAGACATCCTGTAAATAAGTGTGAGCGATCAAACGCGCCCGTTCCGGATCGCCAGATAATACAGCCATACTAGGAGGTGAAGCTCCCAGATCATCTGGACTAAAACCAATGTGATAGAAGTATTTACTAGCCAATGTCTAATTACTCCAAACCCATTCTATTTAGTAGAAGTAGGGGAAGTAGGGGAAGTAGGGGAAGAAAAACCCAGTCCCCAGTCCCCAGCCCCCAATCCCCAATCCCTCACTCTGGTAAATCAAACAATACTGTAGTCATGTAATTTTCTGCCCATTCGGAACCGAAGGCTTTTTCTAGTACCCGGCGGGTTTTATCGTTCTGTTGCTGTTTGGTGCAGTAATTGCGTTGTCCGGCGAGAATTTGCTGCATCTTTTCAGACTCAACAGGACTAGATGCGATCGCTGCTTGGCAATGAATTTGTAAAAACTCCCCCACCCGTCCTAAAAACATAGTTTCTTCGTCGGGAGAACTGGGACGCACAAACAGACAAAAATCTGAGAAAATTTTTCCCCATTCTGGTAATTCACGAGGTTGTGAAAAGTCTAGAGATGGAAGAGATGACAATTGAGTGTCATAGGTTGCTGGTAAAATCCGCTCTGGGTTCACAGGAGACAAGTCTGCGATCGCGGCACTAATTTGACCTCTACCCCCCACTAAATCACACCCAAACATCGGTAAGTCATATTCTGGACGGGGAAACATCACACAATGCAAAATGTCCAACATATTTCCCACCCTAGCCAGTTCCAAGTGCATTTTCCGAAACTGGGGTGTTTGATAGCAGCGATTTTCAATGATGAGTTTTTCACCTTCTAGCCTTCCTTCCACATACCCCAACTCAGCAGGCAAGTGATAAGGTGACAAATCCAGATTTTGATGCCAAACCGCTTCAATACAGTCAGCTAGTTGGCGAATTAGGGGATGTTGTTGCTCTCGTAGCGAGGGCATGGAAGTTAATGACATAATCTATCTGACAATGCTATCTAGATGTCAGTCTACGGCCTGCCATGCTCATTCTGTTATGGCTTGCAATATAAGCAAACATTTAGGACTTGGGGCAGGGGGTAGGGTGCGTCAGTGAGAGAAAACCTAGCTGTACCAAGAAATTATTTATACTGACGCACCCTACATTGTGGATATTTTTTTATCTGGAATTCTTTAAATTCATCCAATAGGCAGACTGACATAGTAAAGATGTCGCCTCGTTAGTCAGAGGACATTTAATCTTTCGCTTTTTACAATCAAACAACGGTAGCAAAAAGTTAAGTAACACTCAGGCATTAAAACCTACCTGGAGGTAATATGCAACACGATGAGTTTATCGGACAGGTACAACATCGCGCACATCTCAGTTCAAGGGGTGATGCTGAAGTTGCAACTCGTGCTACTTTAGAAACATTAGCCGAACGCATAGCTGGCAACGAACCTCTCAATGCTGCGGCTCAACTACCAAAAGGCATTGCCCAATATCTGCAACACCAATATGCAGGTGCTGGTACACGCTTCTCTCTAGATGAGTTTTTTCAGCGAGTTAGCCTTTTAGAAGATGTAGACCTGCCAAAAGCGGTGCATCATGCCCGTACAGTCATAGAAGTATTGACAGAAGCTATTAGTCCAGGGGAAATCAACGATATTCGTTCCCAATTACCATCAGAATTTGACCCGTTGTTTGAGTCAGGAAGTCAAGGAAAAATGTGCGTCAACACTTAACCAGTAATTGTGATTTTGCAGGAGCGTGACACCATGCTATTTAAAGACCGCACAGCCGCAGGCCAAGCTCTGGCTAGTCACTTAGCAGATTATGCTAACCAGTCAGATGTGCTAGTATTAGCCCTACCTAGGGGTGGTGTTCCCGTTGCCTTTGAAGTTGCTAAAGCCTTAAATGCACCCTTGGATGTCTTGATAGTACGTAAACTTGGCGTACCTGATAATACAGAACTGGCAATGGGAGCGATAGCTTCCGGTGGTGTCCGCATCATTAATCAACAAATTGTTACTGAAGTTAATATTCCTGATGAAGTAATTGCCAGAGTTGCAGCCCAAGAACAACG carries:
- a CDS encoding homocysteine biosynthesis protein; amino-acid sequence: MRTIAEINEKIHRQTAVVLTSEEFKARVLEVGVSKVAQEVDVVTTGTFEPMESSGAIINLGHTDPPIKIRRCWVDGVPAYSGFGAVDLYLGASCAVDTMDGEEVRERGGGHVIEDLIAGKPVHVRAQGQVTDCYPRASFETSITRDTINQFYLFNPRNLYQNFIVGVNGGDRQLHTYLGPLQPRLGNAVYSNPGAISPLFNDPNLQLIGIGTRIFLGGGVGYVAWEGTQHFPLQKRLANQTPIGPAATLALIGDAKQMDARWVRGCYFKNYGPSLMLGVGVPIPILNEQVVEHCAVQDQELVAPIVDFSIPRRVRPTFGLVSYAQLKSGRITIEGKTVRAAPLASVFLSRQVALELKQWIAAGSFTLTEPVAPIPMERSFLPQDRWTDF
- a CDS encoding DUF4351 domain-containing protein is translated as MAYDNICKYLAENYPAEFSRWLLSSETSDIQVLKTELSLEPIRADAVTFLQISNQILHLEFQTLPTSNPPINFRMLDYYTRLKRQYWCQIEQVVIFLQPSTAEIVFHTEYVDTKTRHEYRVIRIWEEDPTPLLANPALLPLATLAKTNSPNTLLEQVAAHVDMIEETDERINISACVQVIAGLRFEQNLIRQLFREEIMQESVIYQDILQKGLQQGLQQGLQQGKQEGEATLIIRQLHRRFGNLDPQIQQRIHELSTNQLENLAEALLDFSSLTDLINYLAEISTQD
- a CDS encoding phenylacetate--CoA ligase family protein, whose translation is MNNKLRGQQAIQAWEDFVSTPLEALLQQHINTASESAVLDLFHDVAADVPAYKAFLAEKGINPDSIQTFADFQKLPAIAKENYISRYPLTNLCRNGQLEGCDMIAASSGSTGKPTFWPRFFTDELQIATRFEQIFYDSFAADTKRTLAVICFTLGTWVGGMFTTNCCRYLASKGYPITVITPGNNKDEIFRVVQELGGNFEQVVLLGYPPFLKDVIDTGIVRGVEWPRYQIKFVMAGEVFSEEWRSLVGERVGSQHPCYDSASLYGTADAGVLGNETPLSICIRRFLAQNPTAAKALFGESRLPTLVQYDPVSRFFEVQDGQLLFSGNNGIPLIRYNILDTGGIISYDAMLQFLANWGFNPLENLTSTTPHSPRGIRKLPFVYVFGRSNFTVSYFGANIYPENVTVGLEQPVIKEWVTGKFVLQVKEDADQNRFLSVVVELAPEVEGSEDKHQAIANSILTQLLRLNSEFANYVPKEYQTPQVMLAPMGDREYFPIGVKHRYTRQ
- a CDS encoding serine/threonine-protein kinase, encoding MQVYCSKQHANNSSNRFCIHCGEPLALAVGQVVDNRYRVIRQLGQGGFGRTYLAEDTKKSNQTCVLKEFAPQVTEKQDLQKAKELFEREANVLKKLHHPQIPRFHASLQVKIGSRDFFFLVQDYIEGDNFDQILEQRQSQGKTFSEEEVITLIQQILPVLSYIHSLDVVHRDISPDNLIWRRGDNLPVLIDFGGVKQLPASEGFWFTKLAVNHTLLGKKGYAPEEQLRQGKVFFSSDLYSLAVTALVLLTGKEPQKLYDSYQGVWRWGREINVSTKLESVLKKMLAYKPSDRYQNADQILKNLPSPSLTQPPVTHLTKIKTMVVAPGRKAAGAIVSKLHNKTQAVAQKLPFPVWLRPFAVSFGGTALVVLTGAGTWAVVNAVVRGVSSITLPSISLPQIPSLPNPIAQPVGSKTKISLSDILSRRQQLEIPEVFFIRTVDGLFYAQKPELKGRSLTSKPEDKALRDEWQTIAGDLLNKIEQANLSTDSRRNLGSYTEQDYQRWRRQARSGQLGKYTVNDLNRDTNQKFDRLFPGQQRGKLNQQTLGQIWYAIAADQVNQAKSGR